A portion of the Streptomyces erythrochromogenes genome contains these proteins:
- a CDS encoding TetR/AcrR family transcriptional regulator, with the protein MEHDHIATATTETATRARTRRAILDAAVTVLSAHHGASLADVAEAAGVGRTTVHRYFAERSDLVAALGADVRERLQEATVRARVEDGPAPKALERLCLEYFELGDRLMLLFDVPQFLSWAGFEEETDSDRVLVRLIERGQAEGTVDAEADAEWLQNVLWSLLYAAWMQARDYGTPRHTALSSCLHTLRKAMAAS; encoded by the coding sequence ATGGAGCATGACCACATCGCGACGGCGACCACCGAGACCGCCACCCGCGCCCGCACGCGGCGGGCGATCCTCGACGCCGCCGTCACCGTCCTGTCGGCCCATCACGGGGCGTCGCTCGCGGACGTGGCCGAGGCCGCCGGCGTCGGACGCACGACCGTCCACCGCTACTTCGCCGAACGCTCGGACCTGGTGGCGGCGCTCGGGGCGGACGTGCGGGAGCGGCTGCAGGAGGCGACCGTACGCGCGCGGGTGGAGGACGGCCCGGCCCCGAAGGCGCTGGAACGGCTCTGCCTGGAGTACTTCGAGCTGGGGGACCGCCTCATGCTGCTGTTCGACGTGCCGCAGTTCCTGAGCTGGGCGGGCTTCGAGGAGGAGACCGACTCCGACCGCGTCCTGGTCCGCCTCATCGAACGAGGCCAGGCCGAGGGCACGGTGGACGCCGAGGCGGACGCCGAGTGGCTGCAGAACGTGCTGTGGTCCCTGCTGTACGCGGCCTGGATGCAGGCGCGCGACTACGGCACGCCCCGCCACACGGCCCTCTCGTCGTGCCTCCACACCTTGCGGAAGGCCATGGCGGCCTCCTGA
- a CDS encoding polysaccharide deacetylase family protein produces the protein MGITSSSARRVRRAGSAATAAVLGVLAVSGTPAIAATDGSADKPAAGSADKPAAGSAKKPAEKVPAGSAQKPAAGKPSGSAASAGNAGSARSAAGIPLAISRLAQGPGRDVAITIDDGPDPRWTPQVLEVLRKNHVKATFCMIGTKAQKYPELVRSVAADGHRLCNHSVDHDVTMDHKPVAYQKQQILEAKAMIEKAAPGVPVGYYRAPGGAFTPDSRAIAAESGMRPLGWSVDPKDWSRPGLPAIITALEGKLPQQPTVLFHDGGGDRSETVAALKQYLPWLTAQGYHFTFPARTTP, from the coding sequence ATGGGCATCACCAGCAGTTCCGCCCGCCGCGTCCGGCGGGCGGGATCCGCCGCCACGGCGGCCGTCCTCGGCGTCCTGGCCGTTTCCGGCACCCCGGCCATCGCCGCCACGGACGGCTCCGCGGACAAGCCGGCGGCAGGCTCGGCGGACAAGCCCGCGGCAGGCTCGGCGAAGAAGCCGGCGGAGAAGGTCCCGGCCGGCTCGGCCCAGAAGCCCGCGGCGGGGAAGCCCTCCGGTTCGGCCGCTTCGGCCGGAAACGCGGGATCCGCACGCAGCGCCGCGGGGATACCCCTGGCGATCTCCCGGCTGGCCCAGGGCCCGGGCCGGGACGTCGCGATCACCATCGACGACGGCCCGGACCCCCGCTGGACGCCCCAGGTCCTGGAGGTGCTGCGGAAGAACCACGTCAAGGCCACCTTCTGCATGATCGGGACCAAGGCGCAGAAGTACCCGGAGCTCGTCCGCTCGGTCGCCGCCGACGGGCACCGCCTGTGCAACCACTCCGTCGACCACGACGTGACCATGGACCACAAGCCCGTCGCCTACCAGAAGCAGCAGATCCTCGAGGCCAAGGCCATGATCGAGAAGGCCGCTCCGGGGGTCCCGGTGGGCTACTACCGCGCACCGGGCGGCGCCTTCACCCCCGACAGCCGGGCGATCGCGGCGGAGAGCGGGATGCGGCCGCTGGGCTGGAGCGTGGACCCCAAGGACTGGAGCCGTCCGGGCCTGCCCGCGATCATCACCGCCCTAGAGGGCAAGCTTCCCCAGCAGCCGACCGTCCTCTTCCACGACGGCGGCGGCGACCGCAGCGAGACCGTCGCGGCGCTCAAGCAGTACCTGCCCTGGCTCACCGCACAGGGCTACCACTTCACGTTCCCGGCGCGCACCACTCCGTAG
- a CDS encoding ribosomal maturation YjgA family protein — MTLAPGTGDRADAADDPGLVRIRLVAAGAAVLTVGAGLGLRAVAAGSVAKYGGDALYTVLLLTLVVLIAPRWTPLRAAGTALAASWAVELFQLSSVPADLSRDSVAARLVLGSTFNAPDLLWYAAGAAGGWLLHTAMSRRRRVAAGALPAGETPHT; from the coding sequence GTGACCCTCGCACCCGGAACCGGTGACCGTGCCGACGCCGCCGACGACCCCGGCCTCGTACGGATCCGTCTGGTGGCGGCGGGGGCGGCCGTGCTGACGGTCGGCGCGGGGCTCGGGCTGCGGGCAGTGGCGGCGGGGAGCGTGGCCAAGTACGGCGGGGACGCCCTGTACACCGTGCTGCTGCTGACGCTCGTCGTGCTGATCGCGCCCCGGTGGACGCCGCTGCGGGCCGCCGGGACCGCACTGGCGGCCAGTTGGGCCGTCGAGCTCTTCCAGCTCAGCTCCGTACCGGCGGACCTGTCCCGTGACAGCGTGGCCGCCCGCCTCGTCCTCGGCTCGACCTTCAACGCGCCGGACCTGCTCTGGTACGCGGCCGGTGCGGCAGGTGGCTGGCTGCTGCACACTGCGATGAGCCGGCGCCGCCGGGTCGCGGCCGGGGCCCTGCCGGCCGGTGAGACTCCTCACACGTGA
- a CDS encoding APC family permease — translation MADRPTRPAEHGSLLRWPDPFGLTGSVRRPDVRAHGSLRSTDDAYVHESGHAPQTTRPPGARGGRGGRSGRSPAHDGAGPADHARDQFRRRNGDLLRPRIDRAQGGARRRARLRAGRRRRRPGPLCYAELAGAVPVSGSTYSYAYASLGEGAAYLVAWCLILEYGVAVATVAVSWGQYLGEVTDADPNEQGNSRRWIIREVENSLRRLGTDHRRPCPTRCCAAARVPEQTRGDGEGPVPMMA, via the coding sequence ATGGCCGATCGGCCAACGCGGCCCGCCGAGCACGGGAGCCTGCTCCGTTGGCCTGATCCTTTCGGGCTTACAGGATCCGTGCGGCGCCCCGATGTCCGGGCGCACGGCTCCCTGAGGAGCACGGACGATGCCTACGTTCACGAGAGCGGTCATGCGCCGCAAACCACTCGACCACCTGGTGCGAGAGGCGGACGAGGAGGACGGTCGGGGCGGTCTCCGGCGCACGATGGGGCTGGGCCGGCTGACCATGCTCGGGATCAGTTCCGCCGTCGGAACGGGGATCTTCTTCGTCCTCGGATCGACCGTGCCCAAGGCGGGGCCCGCCGTCGTGCCCGCCTTCGCGCTGGCCGCCGTCGTCGCAGGCCTGGGCCCCTCTGTTACGCCGAGCTGGCGGGCGCGGTCCCGGTCTCGGGCAGCACCTACTCCTACGCGTACGCCTCGCTGGGCGAGGGGGCCGCGTACCTGGTCGCCTGGTGCCTGATCCTGGAGTACGGCGTGGCCGTCGCCACGGTCGCGGTGAGCTGGGGCCAGTACCTGGGCGAGGTCACGGACGCCGACCCGAACGAGCAGGGCAACAGCCGCCGTTGGATCATCCGCGAGGTGGAGAACAGCCTGCGCCGGCTCGGGACCGACCACCGCCGGCCCTGTCCGACCCGCTGCTGCGCCGCCGCCCGCGTGCCTGAACAAACGCGTGGAGACGGCGAAGGACCCGTCCCTATGATGGCGTGA
- a CDS encoding VOC family protein — protein MAPIKKFQLTFDCAQPERVARFWCEALGYVVPPPPEGFADWGAFDRALPPERQGSAFACVDPSGVGPRLFFQRVPEGKVVKNRLHIDVRVGTGLVGEERVAALEAECTRLVALGATRVHLLVADEANESCLVMQDVEGNEFCLD, from the coding sequence ATGGCGCCGATCAAGAAGTTCCAGCTCACCTTCGACTGCGCACAGCCCGAGCGAGTCGCCCGTTTCTGGTGCGAGGCGCTCGGGTACGTCGTGCCGCCGCCACCGGAGGGGTTCGCGGACTGGGGCGCATTCGATCGCGCCCTGCCGCCCGAGCGCCAGGGTTCGGCGTTCGCGTGCGTCGACCCCTCGGGTGTGGGCCCGCGACTGTTCTTCCAGCGCGTCCCCGAAGGCAAGGTCGTTAAGAACCGCCTCCACATCGACGTCCGCGTCGGAACCGGTCTCGTCGGTGAGGAGCGCGTGGCGGCCCTGGAAGCCGAATGCACCCGCCTGGTCGCGCTCGGCGCGACACGCGTACACCTGCTCGTCGCCGACGAGGCGAACGAGTCCTGCCTCGTGATGCAGGACGTGGAGGGCAACGAGTTCTGCCTCGACTGA
- a CDS encoding GNAT family N-acetyltransferase, protein MTEVVLKLSARDLTHADLAFCGWAGSDHHLAGVARQLERARTGEVDYLAVCPATDIPVAKGGVDYRVKEGVGTLWQLAVHPALQSYGIGTFLVESAELRTRSRGLRRAELGVEEGNPRARALYERLGYAAYDRRRDVWDEQAPDGSLRRYETMCTLMRKELA, encoded by the coding sequence ATGACCGAGGTCGTACTGAAGCTGTCAGCCCGCGACTTGACGCATGCGGACCTGGCGTTCTGCGGGTGGGCGGGTTCCGATCACCACCTGGCCGGCGTGGCACGGCAGTTGGAACGTGCGCGGACCGGTGAGGTCGACTACCTGGCAGTCTGCCCCGCAACGGACATCCCGGTGGCGAAGGGAGGCGTCGACTACCGGGTCAAGGAGGGTGTCGGCACCCTGTGGCAGCTGGCCGTGCATCCCGCGCTGCAGTCGTACGGCATCGGCACGTTCCTCGTCGAGTCCGCAGAACTGCGGACCAGGAGCCGCGGGCTGCGGCGTGCCGAGCTGGGCGTGGAGGAGGGCAACCCGAGGGCGCGTGCGCTGTACGAGCGACTGGGCTATGCCGCCTACGACCGCCGACGGGACGTGTGGGACGAGCAGGCCCCCGACGGATCGCTGCGACGCTACGAAACGATGTGCACGTTGATGCGCAAGGAGCTCGCCTAG
- a CDS encoding helix-turn-helix domain-containing protein, translating into MSRPEPTPEAIEVGRVIRSCRKRSGVSMAVLAARSGLSQPFLSQLERGLTTPSLSSIYRIAEALEVSPGAFLRPPARPGAVSHESDPQVIRVEESAGQVAQVLIPGGRSALMEAYEHHFEPGQGERGWFEHPGEDFLYVLEGEVVLEVEGEEPLTLRAGQSAHHRGEVPHRCRLSGPTPARTLLVIANA; encoded by the coding sequence GTGTCTCGACCCGAACCCACGCCCGAGGCGATCGAGGTCGGACGGGTGATCCGGAGCTGCCGCAAGCGAAGCGGCGTCTCCATGGCCGTCCTCGCCGCCCGCTCAGGCCTCTCCCAGCCGTTCCTCAGCCAGCTCGAACGGGGCCTCACCACACCCAGCCTCAGCTCGATCTACCGGATCGCGGAGGCCCTGGAGGTGAGCCCGGGCGCCTTCCTGAGGCCGCCCGCGCGCCCGGGTGCGGTCAGCCACGAGAGCGACCCGCAGGTGATCCGGGTGGAGGAGTCAGCGGGGCAGGTCGCGCAGGTGCTCATCCCCGGCGGGCGCAGCGCGCTGATGGAGGCGTACGAGCACCACTTCGAGCCCGGCCAGGGCGAGCGCGGCTGGTTCGAGCACCCCGGCGAGGACTTCCTCTACGTGCTGGAGGGCGAGGTGGTCCTGGAGGTCGAGGGCGAGGAGCCCCTGACCCTGCGCGCCGGCCAGAGCGCCCACCACCGCGGCGAAGTCCCCCACCGCTGCCGCCTGTCGGGCCCCACCCCCGCCCGCACCCTCCTGGTGATCGCGAACGCCTAG
- a CDS encoding ABC transporter permease has translation MHATPSPPGRALGRLGPALGAAAAVLALWYLLARSAVVAPALLPTPAETLAALADSARSGILAADLGASLTRAGQGFALGAVVGSALGFATGYLPKLSAAVTPVVSFLRPIPAIALVPLATAWFGIGETAKRLLIAYAVLLAVWLYVHDGVSRVPVSHLRAARTLGAPLHRRFVEVLLPAAAPAVLAALRYGASVALLALVAAELGGADSGLAYRLQVDGQFLRVDRMFAGLLVLGLLGVAVDLVLAAIGRRFVHWSTS, from the coding sequence GTGCACGCCACCCCTTCACCGCCCGGCCGGGCCCTCGGCCGACTGGGCCCGGCCCTGGGCGCGGCTGCCGCCGTGCTCGCGCTCTGGTACCTGCTCGCCCGGTCCGCAGTGGTGGCCCCGGCGCTCCTGCCCACCCCCGCCGAGACCCTGGCCGCCCTCGCCGACAGCGCACGCAGCGGCATCCTGGCCGCCGACCTCGGTGCCAGCCTGACCCGCGCCGGACAGGGCTTCGCACTGGGAGCCGTCGTCGGCAGCGCCCTCGGCTTCGCCACCGGCTACCTGCCGAAGCTCTCCGCCGCCGTCACCCCCGTCGTCTCCTTCCTTCGCCCGATACCGGCCATCGCCCTGGTACCGCTCGCGACCGCCTGGTTCGGCATCGGGGAGACCGCCAAACGCCTCCTCATCGCCTACGCCGTCCTGCTCGCCGTCTGGCTCTACGTCCACGACGGCGTGTCCCGCGTCCCGGTCTCCCACCTGCGGGCGGCCCGGACCCTGGGCGCCCCGCTGCACCGCCGGTTCGTCGAGGTGCTGCTGCCCGCCGCCGCGCCCGCCGTCCTCGCGGCCCTGCGGTACGGGGCCTCGGTGGCGCTGCTCGCCCTGGTGGCCGCCGAACTGGGCGGAGCGGACAGCGGCCTGGCGTACCGGCTCCAGGTGGACGGCCAGTTCCTGCGCGTGGACCGGATGTTCGCGGGGCTGCTCGTGCTCGGGCTGCTCGGCGTGGCCGTGGACCTCGTACTGGCCGCGATCGGCCGCCGGTTCGTGCACTGGAGCACCTCATGA
- a CDS encoding ABC transporter ATP-binding protein, whose product MSLAVRLEGLSVRYGAAPVLQNTDLELPAGSFTALLGPSGCGKSTVLGAVAGFVPPATGQVTAGSRPVHGPGPDRGVVFQHYALFPWRTARGNVEFALKRHGLPRAERRRRALEALAEVGLADGTDKYPAQLSGGMQQRVALARALAAEPEVLLMDEPFGALDTLTRTRMQRLLRELWQRRGTTVLFVTHDIDEALALAQRVVVLGGTPGRVLADHAVPDGPPDPDLRSLIARHLGSD is encoded by the coding sequence ATGAGCCTCGCGGTACGACTGGAGGGGCTGTCCGTACGCTACGGAGCCGCCCCCGTCCTGCAGAACACGGACCTGGAACTCCCCGCCGGGTCGTTCACCGCCCTGCTCGGGCCCAGCGGATGCGGCAAGTCGACGGTCCTCGGCGCCGTCGCCGGCTTCGTACCGCCCGCCACGGGTCAGGTGACGGCGGGCTCCCGGCCCGTGCACGGACCCGGCCCGGACCGGGGCGTCGTCTTCCAGCACTACGCGCTCTTCCCCTGGCGCACGGCACGCGGCAACGTCGAGTTCGCGCTCAAACGGCACGGCCTGCCGCGCGCGGAACGCCGCCGGCGCGCCCTGGAGGCCCTCGCCGAGGTCGGCCTGGCCGACGGCACCGACAAGTACCCGGCACAACTGTCCGGCGGCATGCAGCAACGCGTCGCCCTGGCCCGCGCCCTGGCCGCCGAGCCCGAAGTGCTCCTCATGGACGAGCCGTTCGGCGCCCTCGACACCCTGACCCGCACCCGCATGCAGCGCCTCCTGCGGGAGCTGTGGCAACGCCGCGGCACCACCGTCCTGTTCGTCACCCACGACATCGACGAGGCGCTGGCCCTCGCCCAGCGGGTCGTCGTCCTCGGCGGCACCCCCGGCCGGGTGCTCGCCGACCACGCCGTCCCGGACGGACCCCCCGACCCGGACCTGCGCTCGCTCATCGCCCGCCACCTCGGCTCCGACTGA
- a CDS encoding ABC transporter substrate-binding protein has product MLRPRAAAALLMAALLTTFASACADGSDPANADGSGGRPAVSVVGSDHLGGAPVHVAQEHGLWSAEGIDVTVTTRPSGRDALNAVLGGQAQLGVVGDLPAVTAALGGRDLRIVADLSRFSDWRLLTRTDRAVTGFAALKGRKVGVPQGTNVEYALSRMLASARLTAADVTVVNLAPNQVTPALARGDIDAGVTFPSFYEAARTALGERYAELPFTGYTARTLLVAGAKTSDETTAAVLRTVLRAQREIGADPARARQAVVAQSKGALQTGYVDAYQSRYTYGATLSTELLTQLEEEAAWAKAAQGLPGSADRAALQRYLNPGPLTAVDRAAVTVR; this is encoded by the coding sequence ATGCTCAGACCCCGCGCGGCAGCCGCCCTGCTCATGGCGGCCCTGCTCACCACGTTCGCCTCGGCCTGCGCCGACGGCTCCGACCCCGCGAACGCCGACGGGAGCGGCGGCCGCCCGGCCGTCTCCGTCGTCGGCAGCGACCACCTCGGCGGAGCACCCGTCCACGTCGCCCAGGAGCACGGACTCTGGTCCGCCGAAGGCATCGACGTCACCGTCACCACCCGGCCCAGCGGCCGCGACGCCCTCAACGCCGTCCTCGGCGGCCAGGCGCAGCTCGGCGTCGTCGGAGACCTGCCCGCCGTGACGGCGGCGCTCGGCGGACGCGACCTGCGGATCGTCGCCGACCTGTCCCGCTTCTCCGACTGGCGCCTCCTCACCCGCACCGACCGGGCCGTCACCGGCTTCGCCGCGCTCAAGGGCCGCAAGGTCGGAGTCCCGCAGGGCACGAACGTCGAGTACGCCCTCTCGCGGATGCTCGCCTCCGCACGGCTGACGGCCGCGGACGTGACCGTCGTCAACCTCGCCCCGAACCAGGTGACTCCGGCGCTCGCCCGCGGCGACATCGACGCCGGCGTCACCTTCCCCAGCTTCTACGAGGCCGCCCGCACGGCGCTCGGCGAGCGCTACGCCGAGCTCCCCTTCACCGGATACACCGCACGGACCCTGCTGGTCGCGGGTGCGAAGACGAGCGACGAGACCACCGCCGCCGTACTGCGCACCGTCCTGCGCGCCCAGCGCGAGATCGGAGCGGACCCGGCCCGCGCACGGCAGGCCGTCGTGGCCCAGTCCAAGGGCGCGCTCCAGACCGGCTACGTCGACGCCTACCAGTCCCGCTACACCTACGGCGCGACCCTCTCGACCGAGCTGCTGACCCAGTTGGAGGAGGAGGCCGCCTGGGCCAAGGCCGCCCAGGGCCTGCCCGGATCCGCCGACCGCGCCGCACTCCAGCGGTACCTGAACCCCGGACCCCTGACCGCCGTCGACCGGGCCGCCGTCACCGTCCGCTGA
- a CDS encoding aryl-sulfate sulfotransferase: MTVDQNTLRRRGVGLIAHDPERSHGGYTLYTPITSAGEIHLVDIEGRTAHTWNSPHPPGRQAQLLPNGNLFYAAKDTDSPTLFPIWDVYHGGIFQELAPDSTVVREVRHPFHHHDASLLRNGNLVITVVEPLAPADAARIRGGIPGSEAPGGVIYGDVVYELAWDGREVWRWAAIDHLDPEDFPLNPHFAREHWPMANTVNESADGSIVLGFRSASCAVAVDRADGSVLWHIGPDVLAQQHHPHELPNGNILVFDNGTYRDTTSVPYSRVLELDPRTGKEVWSYQDNPPQNFYSPYMSSAQRLPNGNTFIAEGSFGRLFEVTPEGHVVWEFVVPQFRAFGDGVGLESSAGAQNSVFRAHRYSADQIPWLGTTA, encoded by the coding sequence ATGACCGTCGACCAGAACACCCTGCGCCGCCGCGGCGTCGGCCTGATCGCCCACGACCCCGAGCGCAGCCACGGCGGCTACACCCTCTACACCCCGATCACCAGCGCCGGCGAGATCCACCTCGTCGACATCGAAGGCCGGACCGCGCACACCTGGAACTCCCCGCACCCGCCCGGCCGCCAGGCGCAGCTCCTGCCGAACGGCAACCTCTTCTACGCCGCCAAGGACACCGACAGCCCGACCCTCTTCCCCATCTGGGACGTCTACCACGGCGGCATCTTCCAGGAACTGGCCCCCGACTCCACGGTCGTCCGCGAGGTCCGCCACCCCTTCCACCACCACGACGCCTCGCTGCTGCGCAACGGCAACCTCGTCATCACCGTCGTCGAACCGCTCGCCCCGGCCGACGCGGCCCGCATCCGCGGCGGCATCCCCGGCTCCGAGGCCCCGGGCGGCGTCATCTACGGCGACGTCGTGTACGAACTGGCCTGGGACGGCCGGGAAGTGTGGCGCTGGGCCGCCATCGACCACCTCGACCCCGAGGACTTCCCGCTCAACCCGCACTTCGCCCGAGAGCACTGGCCCATGGCCAACACCGTCAACGAGAGTGCCGACGGCTCCATCGTCCTGGGCTTCCGCAGCGCCTCCTGCGCCGTGGCCGTCGACCGCGCGGACGGGTCCGTCCTGTGGCACATCGGCCCCGACGTCCTGGCCCAGCAGCACCATCCGCACGAGCTGCCGAACGGCAACATCCTCGTCTTCGACAACGGCACCTACCGCGACACCACCTCCGTGCCGTACTCGCGGGTCCTGGAGCTGGACCCGCGCACCGGCAAGGAGGTGTGGTCCTACCAGGACAACCCGCCGCAGAACTTCTACAGCCCGTACATGTCCAGCGCCCAGCGCCTGCCCAACGGCAACACCTTCATCGCCGAGGGCTCCTTCGGGCGGCTCTTCGAGGTCACCCCCGAAGGCCACGTGGTGTGGGAGTTCGTGGTGCCGCAGTTCCGCGCGTTCGGTGACGGCGTGGGCCTGGAGTCCTCGGCCGGCGCCCAGAACTCCGTCTTCCGCGCCCACCGCTACTCCGCCGACCAGATCCCCTGGCTGGGTACGACGGCCTGA
- a CDS encoding sulfatase-like hydrolase/transferase yields the protein MPTRRHFLAGSAAAIGLAPLSAAPEARATAAAPAPASATSGTVGPNLVVILADDLGYGDLGAYGQQLITTPRIDRLAAEGLRFTDAYSTAAVCAPSRCSLLTGLHTGHSAVRANPGGVAGSLKAGDTTFAEVLRARGYRTAVIGKWGFGPEDGDQPSHPNSRGFEEFYGYIDHGHAHEYYPQYLWHNGAKETVAANANGAKGAYARSAPQRTPSS from the coding sequence ATGCCCACCCGTCGCCACTTCCTCGCCGGTTCCGCGGCCGCCATCGGCCTCGCCCCGCTCTCCGCCGCACCGGAGGCCCGGGCGACGGCGGCAGCCCCTGCCCCGGCCTCGGCGACCTCCGGCACGGTCGGCCCGAACCTCGTCGTGATCCTCGCCGACGACCTCGGCTACGGCGACCTCGGCGCGTACGGCCAGCAGCTGATCACCACACCGCGCATCGACCGGCTCGCCGCCGAGGGCCTGAGGTTCACCGACGCCTACTCCACGGCCGCCGTCTGCGCCCCCTCCCGCTGCTCCCTGCTGACCGGCCTGCACACCGGCCACTCCGCCGTCCGGGCCAACCCGGGCGGTGTCGCGGGCTCGCTGAAGGCCGGGGACACCACCTTCGCCGAAGTCCTGCGCGCCCGCGGCTACCGCACCGCGGTGATCGGGAAGTGGGGCTTCGGCCCGGAGGACGGCGACCAGCCCAGCCACCCCAACTCCCGCGGCTTCGAGGAGTTCTACGGGTACATCGACCACGGCCACGCCCACGAGTACTACCCGCAGTACCTGTGGCACAACGGCGCGAAGGAGACCGTCGCCGCCAACGCCAACGGCGCGAAGGGCGCCTACGCGCGCTCGGCACCGCAGAGAACACCGTCGTCCTGA
- a CDS encoding NPCBM/NEW2 domain-containing protein, translated as MTAPTAGKAAGDGTPISFGGVTYGKDLGVHAPSEVVYHLGGTADRFTALVGIDDFSTNQGATGATKASVRGDGKVLFTSGKLTGAGGPVQVDLDVRGVKLLHLVVEEANANTALDHTSWALARVTVR; from the coding sequence GTGACCGCTCCAACGGCCGGCAAGGCGGCCGGGGACGGCACCCCCATCTCCTTCGGCGGAGTGACCTACGGCAAGGACCTCGGCGTCCACGCACCCTCCGAGGTCGTCTACCACCTCGGCGGCACCGCGGACCGCTTCACCGCCCTCGTCGGCATCGACGACTTCTCCACGAACCAGGGCGCCACCGGCGCGACGAAGGCCTCGGTGCGGGGCGACGGCAAGGTCCTCTTCACCAGCGGCAAGCTGACCGGAGCGGGCGGCCCGGTGCAGGTGGACCTCGACGTGCGCGGAGTGAAGCTGCTGCACCTGGTCGTCGAGGAGGCCAACGCCAACACGGCCCTGGACCACACCTCCTGGGCCCTCGCCCGGGTGACCGTCCGCTGA
- a CDS encoding glutathione S-transferase C-terminal domain-containing protein produces MSATYPKAVPSFQSRIGRDARSGFPAVPHRYRLHLTPSCPSCLRIAVTHSLLGLRDVLPVTSLPAVPDASDGGYLALRPLYEASSHLYPGPALAPVLSDGWTGRIVSTHAPDIVQDLTRRFGVSGPRLYPDGADARIEEIGRLCEQGVNAAAQRAGQYGADAAARDVALAALLRGLGVLERRLASADYLLGEHLTAADVQLWVTLVQLDTVHRWHLDAAAVYRITDHPRLWSYARRLAAHPAFGPHLDLDGIARRHHAHCRGQEAAGAAVRIVDWTRCAASTDTDAGTGAATGTGAVVKTTGS; encoded by the coding sequence ATGTCAGCCACGTACCCGAAAGCCGTGCCGTCCTTCCAGAGCAGGATCGGGCGTGACGCGCGCAGCGGCTTCCCCGCCGTTCCGCACCGCTACCGGCTCCACCTGACGCCGTCCTGTCCGAGCTGCCTGCGGATCGCCGTCACGCACAGCCTGCTGGGCCTGCGGGACGTACTCCCGGTGACATCGCTGCCCGCCGTACCGGACGCGTCCGACGGCGGGTACCTGGCGTTGCGCCCGCTGTACGAGGCCAGTTCGCACCTGTATCCCGGACCGGCCCTGGCGCCGGTCCTCAGCGACGGCTGGACCGGACGGATCGTCAGCACCCACGCCCCCGACATCGTGCAGGACCTGACGCGGCGGTTCGGGGTCTCCGGACCCCGCCTGTACCCGGACGGCGCCGACGCACGCATCGAGGAGATCGGCCGGCTCTGCGAGCAGGGCGTCAACGCGGCGGCGCAGCGCGCCGGCCAGTACGGTGCCGACGCGGCGGCCCGCGACGTCGCGCTGGCCGCGCTGCTGCGCGGGCTGGGTGTGCTGGAGCGGCGGCTGGCCTCGGCCGACTACCTGCTGGGCGAGCACCTCACCGCCGCCGACGTGCAGTTGTGGGTGACGTTGGTGCAGCTGGACACGGTGCACCGCTGGCACCTGGACGCCGCGGCGGTGTACCGGATCACCGACCACCCCCGTCTCTGGTCGTACGCGCGGCGGCTGGCGGCCCATCCCGCTTTCGGGCCGCACCTCGACCTGGACGGAATCGCACGCCGGCACCACGCCCACTGCCGGGGCCAGGAGGCCGCCGGCGCGGCGGTACGGATCGTGGACTGGACGCGATGCGCCGCGAGCACCGACACGGACGCCGGTACCGGCGCCGCTACCGGCACCGGCGCGGTCGTGAAGACGACCGGGAGCTGA